The Chloroflexota bacterium genomic sequence GCCTGGCGGCGGTTCGGTGCCCGGACCCGTCCCGTTGTCCGGTTTCGGCGGCGGAGCTTCGCTTGCCGCCCTGAGTTCCTCAGCTTTGGCCTTGGTCAGGAGAAACACATCGGCCTCAAACGCCACTTCCTCTGGCAGAACAGGCTCCCGATACCACCAGCGCTCGAAGCCGCCGTCGGGCTTTGCGCCGGACGCTAGGCCGAAGTCACCCCGCGCTACAAAGTCGACGATCTGCCGTCGCAGGATGGCGTCTGGATCGATCAGGCGGGTCAGCGCGCCCGTAAGGAAGCTCTGGCGCAAGCTCAGCAGCGGCCAGGCCGCCGCATCTTTGAACGCGGGCGGCCAATGGCGATCGATATACCCCGCGCCGACGGACTCGTTGAGCAGCGCCTCGGTCTTTAGAGCGCTGATGATCCGTCCGCAAAGCGTGTCGCTGGCGCTGGCGTGCCCCGCGCCAAGGTCGATCACCTTGAGTCCGTTGCTTTCGTGGGAGTCGGCAAGCACAACGAACCGATAGGCGGCCCAAACCTCGTCCATTGCAGCCTGCTCCGCCTCTCGGACGCTGGCCCGCACGTCGGAGCGATCCGCGCTGTCAAATTCGCTGCCCAGAGCGCCGTCGCGCACCTCTTTCTCCACTCGCCGCCACGCCAGCCACATTTCGGCTTTGTCGCGAAGCTCTCGGCCCGGTCTCCTCGCGCACCAGACCAAGGAACCCGGATACAGCCGGGGGGAACTACCCCGTTCCTTGGTCCATCGGCCAATGCGCTCGACGACCCCGATTGCCTGCCACTCCATCTCCGGATCGAGGACGACCAGCGTGAGGCGCGATGAGTCTTGAACGGCACTGCTGTCCTGTGGGAAGAAAACGACCGGAACGCTCGCACTGGCTTTGAAGGCATCTTCGACAAGCCTGCGAATTGCAGGCCTGACTTCAGTTTCCTCATCGAGCGAGGCGCGACGGTCGCTTACGACCTTCTTCAGGGTCGCCTGATGGTGGATCAGGTAGCCGTCCGTTCCGTACCGGCGCACGAAGAAGCTGCGTGCTTCCAGCGCGTTCGCCATGCTGTCAATGGTCGTAGTCTCGACTTCCGGCTCACCGAGGGCGAACCGCAATTCCGGCAGGTGCGCCACTTTCTCGAACTGTCCCCCGGACGACTCGAAGAGGATTGCCGTGCCCACCCGGCGGTGGATATCCCGCAGCGCTCCCTTGGTGTCCGCGTCAAGAGCCCTGGCATGGGCCATCGGTCCCGCCAGGTCGGCTTCGATTGCCACGTCGAGCCGTGTCTCTCCTAGTTGACCGAGAACGACAGCGCGGAACTCGGGCACGTGCAAGGGCGCCGAGCCCAGCGTGATCAACGGCTCAGTTCGAGCTTGTCGAAACTGCTCACGCGAAGCCCACGAGATCCACTGCGCCAGCATGGCCAGGGCGCCGCGGGTCTGTTGAAACTGGGGGAGCGCTTGCCACTTGCGCTGAAAGACCGAAAGCGTCGCCGGATGGAAGGGATAGCAGGCTTCGAATCGGCCTCTCAAGAACTCCTTGGCTCGGTCTTCCGTCGTCGCGGTATCCACGGCAAGCCACTCGGGTGGGAGCCGGGCAGTTCGTTCGAAGCACCAGTCGGCGTAGGCCCTGGCAACCCGCTTGCGAATGCGAGGCTTGCCCAAATCCTCGAAGAGCCGCCGTCGCACGACCTCGCTTATTTCGGACTCGTCATTGGCGATCAGATCCCGAGCAACGCGCCGCACCACCTTGGTAATCCGTTCCTGCCATTGCTGATCCCAATCGGTCATTTCTACCTGGCTGCGCGGCAGGCTGATGACTGCCGCAGCTTGCGTGGTGCCGGTCACGGCGACGGTCAGGTTTTGTAGGAACGCGTGAAAGCTGTCGGCCATTCCTCGATGGCGGTTAACAAAGTTCAGCACTTCGTCGAACAGCAGTAGCACCGGGGCATCCGCGGCAGCGAAGACTCGGGCCAGCGCTTCGGTGCCTGGTGGAGCAGTTCGCGCGGCGGCGCCCAGGGCGACGACGCCCGCGTCCCCCGCCAGTTGGCGGGCCAAATCGATCCAGGGCGTTTCGCGCCCCTCGGTTGGGTCCCAAGCATTGCCGACAAACACGCCGACGCGGGCCGATGGCACAGTCGCAACCCCGGCCATGGTGAGCAGACCCGACACGCCCGGCAGCCCAACGGCATCCGCACCGGTGTTGGCCAGGTGATACAGCGCGGTGAGTGTGTGCGTCTTGCCACCGCCGAACTGCGTGATGAGCGCCAGCACCGGCGCCGTGTTCTCAGTCCGCCCGGACAAGCGCCGCAGCACCATGCCGGCGTGCTCGGTCAGCGCACGGGTAAAGCACGTGCGGGAGAAGAAGTGCGCAGGGTCCCGGTAATCCGGGGGCGCGGTTCCCGCCACTACCTGCTCGAGGGCGATGGCGAACTCGTCGGGACTGAAGGATCGGCCTTCCCGAACTTCCGGACGGAGAGTTACAACTCGATACCAGGGATCCATGTTCTAGGTCACTACCGGCATGAGAACGACGGCGTCGCGAAATGACTCTCGGTTCCCAGGAATGACCATCGTGTAGCCCACTAAATCACCGCGGCACCGCAAGGAGCATGGCGTCGAGCAGACGTTTTTCCTGGCTGCCGCGAGGGTAAAGGGCGGAGAGAGCGTTGGCGAGACGCAGGAAGTCGGGTCCGCGGTCCTGCTCAGCCTCCAGCAAGTTGCGCAGCGCCTGTGTGCGCCCCGACCCTTGAAAGAGCATCGCGATGTGGACCCGGTCCAGCGTGGTGGCTTCCAGCGTAGCTCGAAGTTCGTCTCCCGCAGCCTGTGCGCGTACGCGGCGCCGCGCACGGGTTCGCGTGCCGGCGGGCTCGGCAGGGAACAGGGTGAGCTGCGCCGCGGCTTCCGCGCTGGACTCGATCTCGTCGGCCAGTCCGCCGGCCCCGGACTGGCCGAAGAGTTGCCGGCTGCGTGCCGCGACCGGCAGCAAGCGCACAACGCCCTTACGCGTCTCGATGATGCGCGATCCCCAGTCGTCCAGATGGATGCCCAGCGGCTGGGCGAACCGGCGCACCACGTCGAAAGGCAGGCTGTAGGCGGCGGCCGTTCCGCGCGGAATCTCATCTTCGTCGGAATCCCCGCCCCCGCTGGTGCTCTGCAGCGTCCAGAGAAACAACGCGGTCAGGCGGGCGTCTTCTTCAAGCGCCGCGGCGAGACCATTGCGGGCCTGGGCCTCGGCGGTTCCCAGCACCTGGCGCAACGCCTCCGTTCCGACAACCTCCCAAACTCTCTCAAGGTATTCCGAGAGGGCGACCTCTCGACCCTCCGCAGTCTCAACGGCGGAATAGCGGCTGTAGATCTCCAGAGCCGGACCAACGCACGCAAAGACCAAGTCCGCGCCGCGGATACCTTCGCCCTGCAGGCGCTCCATCCATGAACCGACGCGCACCGGCAGCTCCCGCAGTACATCGGCCCAATCGCCAATTCGTGCATCTCGAGACCGCGGCCGGCAAATCAGATGCACACTGGTTGCCAATGCTGCAGAGTCCTGCGAACGAAGCCGACCAGGCCTCTCAGTTGCTATGGGCCAGGAACCCGTGATAGTCCAACCACCCTGGATCATGCCGGAAAGAAGAGCTTCCCATCCTTCTGTGGTCTTGTGGGCGAAGACCACCGAGCCGATTCCATCCTCATGCAATATGCGCCGGCCCTCAGTGAAGGCAACAGCCATGCCATCTTCGAAGAACTGTTGGTCCTTGTGAGGGTAACGCTCGGAGTCCCAGTGGGCCATTTCACATAGTTCTTGGTCCTTGGGAGTCAGTTGGTTGTCCGGATCGAAGGGATCTTTCAGCAAAGGATGATTGGGCAATGCACGCTTCAGCCATACAAAGAAAAAGTCAGAAAGGTCGGCATAGGGGACTGCAAAGTAGTACGGCGGGTCAGTAAACCAGACGCTGGCCGAATGGTCAGGCAGTGGATGGTCGGCCCCATCGGCCTGCTCAACTTGACCTGTTGGACACCCGGGGATTGCGTTGATAACTCTAGCGATCCACCCTATTGCTCCGTCGATATTTCCAGACGAATCCGTTAACTGTGCGGCCTCGGCAAAGTCCCAGACCATAGGCAACGCTTGTCTGCCAAAAGTATGGGCGACAAATTCGCCCCCTTCTGCCCAAATCACGCCAGAACTTCCGTAGTCAGCACATCTTCCAACTACCATAGCTAGAGCCAAGCTCGCTACATCTCCATCTGAACTTCTCGCAATCCCGCTCGCGAATTCTACCAACGCCAGCTTCTGCCTAGCCGTAAACAAGTCGCCCCATGTATTGATGCCGTAAATCGGAACGTTAAAGGTTCCGCTCATCAGCGGCAGCACCTCATTTGGTACAGGACAGAGACTCTGCTGCCCGCTGCGCTCCCACTCGACCAAGAGACTCTCCACACGCTTCTGCGCCGATCGAACCGCCGCATAGTCAGTGTGCGTCGGCAGCCGGTATCGGCGGCCCCGCTCGCTGGACCTGAGCGTCACCACCGCCGTCATGCGGGCACCTCCGATGCGATTGCCCTCCGCATCGAAAACCGTGTCCGTGCCGCCGCGCTGACTGGCAAGCTGTGCGCGAACCCTCTCCGGCGCGAGCACCGCGCCGCAGCAGAGACAGGTGGCCCTGGCTCGGGCGACAGTGCCGCCAGGAACCTCATGGTCGGCTGTTGGGATGAATATCTCGAAGTTCACCCACGGCGCAACGCCGTCCGCCCGTTCCACCCTGGGCCACAGGGCCCGCTTGCGCTTCGGTTTCTTGCACAGCCATAGTGACCGCAGCAGTGGTATCTCGGCACCGCAGTTGGGAGCTTCGCAGCGCACGGTGCGCGCCCAGAGATAGGCGATGGGCGTGGCCCCATCTGGGTCTTTGGGATACAGGTCTGCCAGCTCCCGCTCAGCCTTGGCCTTGATTTCCGCGCCGACCCGCTGAAGCTCCTCGGCCAGCTTCGGACCGTGCCGCGGGATGTCCTCCAGCATCACCTTGAGGATCAGGCAGGCCACCGGGTTGAGGTCACTGGCGAAGGCCTCGCAGCCCAGCCGCAGCGCCTCCAACGGAATGGATCCACCCCCCGCAAACGGGTCCACCACCAGCGGCGTCTCCTGCGGGTGCGCAGCCTTTACCAGCATTCGCGCAACGCGCAGATAGACCGGAAATGCCGCCATGTCCCAGTTGGCGAATGCGCCGATGAACCAGAGCAGCGCCCGGCGAAGCTCCTCATCGCTGCGTGGCGGCTGCCGAACTTCGCTTAGGATCGTTGGCGCCTGGGTCTTGAACGCCTCAGGACAGTTGGGATCACAAGGATCGGGCAGCAGCAGCGCCATAAGCACCGCGCGCGACGAGGCCAGTGGCCTCCGCGCCCACCAAATGTGCAACGTTGACGGATGCCCATGCCGGATTGATTTCTCACGCGCCGCGTGCCGCGAGACCTCGGCAATGGGGAAGTCCACCTCAGCCAGGCGTTTGCATGCCTTAGGAATCATCTAGAGATTCCGGCTTCGGCTGACTTCACGCCGCCTTTCCCCAGCGGTGCTGCACGTACTTCACCGCCTCGTTCACCGGAAGCGGGCGGGTGGCATTGCCAGTGCGAAGGAAAAAGACCGCGGAATTTCGGTCATCCACGTAGATCGGATGGTCGCTCGCTTCGACCGTCACCTGGCAAACGTCATGTCCGTCGATCTCGTGGAAGGTGATTGTCAGGTACGACGACGCCGCTTCGCCGAGATCGCGCGCGACGAGCTGTTGCAGGTGCAGCTCGAATCCGTCTCGATCCTTTTTCTTCAAGGTCCCGTAGTCAGCCGAGATCCCAACAGCGGCTCCGGCGTCGTCGACGCCGATTAGGAGTGTGCCGCCGTTCCCGTTCAGGAATCCGGCCATCGTCTTGATAGCAACCTTCTCGAGTTCCTTGTTCACACGCTCATCGCGACGGTCCCAGCGAAGACTTGACTTGAATTCGAGCGTGTCGTTCTCGCCCGCCTCCATGCGCCGTCGAACGGCAGACTCGTCCGTCTCATCCTCTTCACCCTTGGGAATCCAGCTGGCAATGAACTCATTCATGGCCTGGGCCAGCAACTGCCTGCGGGCAGCAAGGAAGTTGAAGAAGCTATCCGCCCCCCATAGCTCCCGATCCATCGGCACTCTTTGTGCTCGGAGTGCGCCCGGCTGATTCCCTTCAATGTCGACGAGGTACTCCGCCGGGGACGCGGCGGCTATCTTTCGATTGGCCTTCTGTGTGAGGAAAGCCCGGTTTGCAACCTCGTTGATTGACCGGCTATCAGACTTTGAGTGCAGCCCCGCCTTTAGGAGAATCTTTCTCGGAAAGATGTGGTGAGACTCAAGGCCGTTGCGTTTGCCAACGGCGTCGTCGTAAAGCCGAATACCCGAGAACCAGTCTCGAGCGCCACGAGCTCGGGCCAACACATAGCTGAATCGTCCCAAGGCCGAGCCGATGCCCGCCCCGGCTAGGTCGGACGCCTCCAGGGTAAGCCGACCCCGCTCGCGCAAGATGGCTGCCTCAAGCTCAGGCGTGGGATCGGGGTCACTGTTGGACACCAGGGCCGTGTCTTGCTGAAGCTTCGTCTCGGTTGCGCCCGAGTACCGCGCCCACAGGCCGGCCAAATACATCCAACGGATAAACCGGCGCTTGATCGCGTCATTCGGAAAGCTACCCCCCTGCCGCGCGAGGTATACGGTCATCGGCACGAGGACGTTGCTGGTCGGCAAGTCATTTAGATCGTCGACAAATGCCTCGTGCTTCAAGACGTTCACGAGATGCTCAAACGCCACCTGCGTCTCAAGCCAGGCATCTTGAAGCTGCTCCGCAGGAACTCTAAGGAACGCACCTTCCAGCGTCACCGATCCAGTTGCTATACCGGCGAGGCATCGGACGAGGAAACCGAAATCCCCCCCGAACCCGTGCTTGGTCATCTCCCCATTGAATGTGCGCAGCTCTGCGCGGGCCTCGGGCCAAATGCTGCAAATGTGGGCCAACGCTAGATCAACCTTGGTAAGCGGCGTTCCACTGCTATTGACCCGATTAAAGATGTCTACCACTTCGTCGACGGTATAGTTGTCTCCCGTCACCTGGTCGACCGTATAGTTGTAGCCGCGAATCTGGTCAAGCCTGGCAAGTCTGGACAGATTGTTCTGGATGATTTCCCGGAGCTCATCAGGCAAATCTCCTAGCCTGTCCAGCAAGCTATTCAGCCCCTCACTAAGAAAGTCGTGAACACTGAACCAGGCGGGATTGTTTTCCATATGGGTCTTTTGCCAAAACCGGAATTCTTCAGTTTGCACATTGAAGTAGAGGTCGAAGAACAGCGACTCACCTTCGTAGAACGGCGGCGCCTTCCCTTCGACTAGAACGTATAGCGTCGTAAGCCGCTGCTGGCCATCGAGGAGCAACAGGGAGTGGCCGTTGGAACTCGAATCATCCCCGCGAACTGTGGACGGCTTGTAGGTTCGCCATACAAGCAGATGGCCCGTTGGGTGCTTGCGATACAGCGACTGCATGAGGCCTCGTACCTGGTCACGCTTCCACACATAGCCGCGCTGGAACTCAGGCAACAGAATTTCATTCCGCTCGATCTGGCTGAGCAAGTCCTGGATGGATTTCACTTCATGCATTGCGGTACCTCAAACTGCTGAGGCCATTTGGGCGGATCCGCGTGGCTCGGAGGACAGGGGCGTGTGGCATCCATCTGCCAATCGCGTGATCGAGCCCCACTGATTCATATCGCGTTCACGCATCGTGCGTCCGCCCTCCATAGGGAGGCTGATCTTCCCGAACGACCATCGGCTGGGTCAATGCGTCGACCGCCAGCCGATAGTGTTGCACTTTTCGGACCTCGTGACAGGGGCGCTGGGCCGGATCCTTGATGGCCTCCTGCAGTTTCGGTTCGGCCGCGCAGTTGGTGACGACAAACAGCCAGTAGTTGAGATCGCTCTCCAAGCCTTCACAGCCCAGTCGCAGCACATCCAGCGGTATTGCGCCTACGCACGCAAGCCGGTCCACTACCACCGGCTTCTCCACCGGGAGCTCGGCCCGCACCAACGACCGGCCCACCGTTACGTATTCGGGATCCACGGAGTTATCATAGTCAGCGAAGCTTGCGATGAACTGAAGCATCACACCCCGCAACCCCGCATCAGTTCTGACGGCCTTGCCTCACCCTGCCAGACCCAAGCGCAGCCCAACCACAGAGCGAAACGCCTCTTCCTTGAACTGCTCTGGGCACTGAGAATCGCCAGTGTCGGGCAGGACCGGAGACACGAGCATAGCGCACGACGAGCCGAAAGGTCGCCGTGCCCACCAGAGAGTTAACATGCAGGGGTGTCCACACCGAATCGCCATCTCTGGAGCCGCATGCCGTCAAGCTCCAGCGATTGCGAAGACCAATTCAGCGAGGCGTTTGCGGTCTTTCGGGATCTCAGTAGCGCCTAGCCCGAACACATCTACGCTCCGTTCCGAGGAGGGGTCCTCAGCGGAGTCTTATCCGACATGCGTCGCATCAGGCGACAAAGTAAACTGAACCATTAACGATTTCATGCCTTGCTCTGCTCTAATTCCTGTTCTGTCTCCGCATATTCTCCACGGATTCGTTGAAGTCCGGAACATCTCGCTCCTGAGACCACTCGTCCCAAAAGTCTATCGTAGCGCTCAATGGCTTCTCGCTAGGCGGATGAATTCGAATCCGACTCGGCAAGAGAACAGAATCACCAACCACAAGAGCTTCTCCGATATCAAGAATCGGAAGCGTGTCCATGAGACCTTCGAGACTCTCTGGCATCAAACGACGCACTGTTGATTGATCGTCACTATTAGTAAGTCGCAGAGACATAACGTTATGGCACTGACTCAATATTGTCGCACTCACGTCAGACGGTCGCTGGCTCACCACTAACAGTGCCACCCCATATTTCCGGCCTTCCTTGGCAATTTTCTCAAAATTCTCAATTGCACGTTGCTCCACGGGATTCGCACCTTCCTTATGCGACAGATAAACGTGAGCTTCGTCGCATACCAGTGCCATAGGCTTGCGATTCTTTCGATCCGTCCAAAACTGGACCTGGTAAATAACTCGGGCAACGAGCCCGACAATAACAGGCAATATCTCAGCTGGTACTTCCGAAAAGTCAATGACTTTGATCTGGGATTCATCGGCCGAGTAGTCGACGAGCTGTTTGACGATATCTGCCATCGCGAAATACTCGTGTGACGCAGACGGTGCTTGAAAGAGGAATCCATATCGCTTGTCAGTAAGCCTACTATTCAGACGCAGAAGCAAACGGCTAAACTGACCATGAAACGGACCGTTCTTTTCTCCCCTGGAACCTGGTATGCGCTCCTCATTTAGTCGCTTTAGCTCTTGCACTACATCGTCTATCGCAAAAGGGATGGGGCTGTCCAATGTGAAAGCACTCAAGACTTCCACATTATTCAGTTCCTCCAAGCCCTTCTTTTTCTCAGCTACCACCGCGTCCTGAAACACCATCACCTGGTTGTGCGCGCTAAACTCACTTCTGTCTATGAACATTGCCTGAAGCTCTTCGGCATTCAGCAACCAGTAGGGCAGGAAGAGAAGTGACTCGCTGGACTGCCCTAGTTCCTCGGGACCCGGAACGCGAAGATGACGGGCGTAAGAGAGCTCTCCATATTCCCCGTGAAGATCGAACACGATCAAGTTGGCCGACGGAAGGCGTGAGGCTTGCTCCAATATTGCTGCGACTGACCACGATTTCCCGGATCCAGTGCTACCAAGTAGTGACGCATGACGTTGAAAGAATCGATTGCCATCCAAATATGCCGCAGCATTCTCGTCTATCGTATACCTACCAACTTCAAGCGAGTGAGCTCCCTTAGTCTCCGCCGACAGAAGGGC encodes the following:
- a CDS encoding DUF499 domain-containing protein; the protein is MDPWYRVVTLRPEVREGRSFSPDEFAIALEQVVAGTAPPDYRDPAHFFSRTCFTRALTEHAGMVLRRLSGRTENTAPVLALITQFGGGKTHTLTALYHLANTGADAVGLPGVSGLLTMAGVATVPSARVGVFVGNAWDPTEGRETPWIDLARQLAGDAGVVALGAAARTAPPGTEALARVFAAADAPVLLLFDEVLNFVNRHRGMADSFHAFLQNLTVAVTGTTQAAAVISLPRSQVEMTDWDQQWQERITKVVRRVARDLIANDESEISEVVRRRLFEDLGKPRIRKRVARAYADWCFERTARLPPEWLAVDTATTEDRAKEFLRGRFEACYPFHPATLSVFQRKWQALPQFQQTRGALAMLAQWISWASREQFRQARTEPLITLGSAPLHVPEFRAVVLGQLGETRLDVAIEADLAGPMAHARALDADTKGALRDIHRRVGTAILFESSGGQFEKVAHLPELRFALGEPEVETTTIDSMANALEARSFFVRRYGTDGYLIHHQATLKKVVSDRRASLDEETEVRPAIRRLVEDAFKASASVPVVFFPQDSSAVQDSSRLTLVVLDPEMEWQAIGVVERIGRWTKERGSSPRLYPGSLVWCARRPGRELRDKAEMWLAWRRVEKEVRDGALGSEFDSADRSDVRASVREAEQAAMDEVWAAYRFVVLADSHESNGLKVIDLGAGHASASDTLCGRIISALKTEALLNESVGAGYIDRHWPPAFKDAAAWPLLSLRQSFLTGALTRLIDPDAILRRQIVDFVARGDFGLASGAKPDGGFERWWYREPVLPEEVAFEADVFLLTKAKAEELRAASEAPPPKPDNGTGPGTEPPPGPEPPPIVGPGPGTGTTTIRLSGPVPPETWNRLGTKLIPKLRAGDDLVVTVDFSVTVGSAHAQNMETELTQILSDLGLQDQVRMQRS
- a CDS encoding DUF1156 domain-containing protein, translating into MIPKACKRLAEVDFPIAEVSRHAAREKSIRHGHPSTLHIWWARRPLASSRAVLMALLLPDPCDPNCPEAFKTQAPTILSEVRQPPRSDEELRRALLWFIGAFANWDMAAFPVYLRVARMLVKAAHPQETPLVVDPFAGGGSIPLEALRLGCEAFASDLNPVACLILKVMLEDIPRHGPKLAEELQRVGAEIKAKAERELADLYPKDPDGATPIAYLWARTVRCEAPNCGAEIPLLRSLWLCKKPKRKRALWPRVERADGVAPWVNFEIFIPTADHEVPGGTVARARATCLCCGAVLAPERVRAQLASQRGGTDTVFDAEGNRIGGARMTAVVTLRSSERGRRYRLPTHTDYAAVRSAQKRVESLLVEWERSGQQSLCPVPNEVLPLMSGTFNVPIYGINTWGDLFTARQKLALVEFASGIARSSDGDVASLALAMVVGRCADYGSSGVIWAEGGEFVAHTFGRQALPMVWDFAEAAQLTDSSGNIDGAIGWIARVINAIPGCPTGQVEQADGADHPLPDHSASVWFTDPPYYFAVPYADLSDFFFVWLKRALPNHPLLKDPFDPDNQLTPKDQELCEMAHWDSERYPHKDQQFFEDGMAVAFTEGRRILHEDGIGSVVFAHKTTEGWEALLSGMIQGGWTITGSWPIATERPGRLRSQDSAALATSVHLICRPRSRDARIGDWADVLRELPVRVGSWMERLQGEGIRGADLVFACVGPALEIYSRYSAVETAEGREVALSEYLERVWEVVGTEALRQVLGTAEAQARNGLAAALEEDARLTALFLWTLQSTSGGGDSDEDEIPRGTAAAYSLPFDVVRRFAQPLGIHLDDWGSRIIETRKGVVRLLPVAARSRQLFGQSGAGGLADEIESSAEAAAQLTLFPAEPAGTRTRARRRVRAQAAGDELRATLEATTLDRVHIAMLFQGSGRTQALRNLLEAEQDRGPDFLRLANALSALYPRGSQEKRLLDAMLLAVPR
- a CDS encoding DUF262 domain-containing protein encodes the protein MHEVKSIQDLLSQIERNEILLPEFQRGYVWKRDQVRGLMQSLYRKHPTGHLLVWRTYKPSTVRGDDSSSNGHSLLLLDGQQRLTTLYVLVEGKAPPFYEGESLFFDLYFNVQTEEFRFWQKTHMENNPAWFSVHDFLSEGLNSLLDRLGDLPDELREIIQNNLSRLARLDQIRGYNYTVDQVTGDNYTVDEVVDIFNRVNSSGTPLTKVDLALAHICSIWPEARAELRTFNGEMTKHGFGGDFGFLVRCLAGIATGSVTLEGAFLRVPAEQLQDAWLETQVAFEHLVNVLKHEAFVDDLNDLPTSNVLVPMTVYLARQGGSFPNDAIKRRFIRWMYLAGLWARYSGATETKLQQDTALVSNSDPDPTPELEAAILRERGRLTLEASDLAGAGIGSALGRFSYVLARARGARDWFSGIRLYDDAVGKRNGLESHHIFPRKILLKAGLHSKSDSRSINEVANRAFLTQKANRKIAAASPAEYLVDIEGNQPGALRAQRVPMDRELWGADSFFNFLAARRQLLAQAMNEFIASWIPKGEEDETDESAVRRRMEAGENDTLEFKSSLRWDRRDERVNKELEKVAIKTMAGFLNGNGGTLLIGVDDAGAAVGISADYGTLKKKDRDGFELHLQQLVARDLGEAASSYLTITFHEIDGHDVCQVTVEASDHPIYVDDRNSAVFFLRTGNATRPLPVNEAVKYVQHRWGKAA
- a CDS encoding ATP-binding protein; the encoded protein is MAIFAFDASHELGSIRAVDTRRVDVQVDSDEDLRKARVGQLVAIELPGPIDEWLIGVIDRVVKTPVLEDLTDSELDEDPEIANLTVQRERVLNSVRITLVGTVSQSLENESQFSRSLIQVPEIDGKCLVLRDAPLQAFMALLSAETKGAHSLEVGRYTIDENAAAYLDGNRFFQRHASLLGSTGSGKSWSVAAILEQASRLPSANLIVFDLHGEYGELSYARHLRVPGPEELGQSSESLLFLPYWLLNAEELQAMFIDRSEFSAHNQVMVFQDAVVAEKKKGLEELNNVEVLSAFTLDSPIPFAIDDVVQELKRLNEERIPGSRGEKNGPFHGQFSRLLLRLNSRLTDKRYGFLFQAPSASHEYFAMADIVKQLVDYSADESQIKVIDFSEVPAEILPVIVGLVARVIYQVQFWTDRKNRKPMALVCDEAHVYLSHKEGANPVEQRAIENFEKIAKEGRKYGVALLVVSQRPSDVSATILSQCHNVMSLRLTNSDDQSTVRRLMPESLEGLMDTLPILDIGEALVVGDSVLLPSRIRIHPPSEKPLSATIDFWDEWSQERDVPDFNESVENMRRQNRN